Genomic DNA from Atribacterota bacterium:
AGTTTTGAAGTATTATATAAGTTTTTTCATTCCAATCAGTCCTTCTTTCTGGTCAGCATGTCTGATAAAAAGAGAAAAAAGAAATGTAATACTGATTAAGAAAGGAACATTTTTTACTGAAAAAAGAAATATATTATTTCAGTATTAAGGAGATTATATAAGCTACGGTTACTGCCGATATGATGTTAATAAGTAACAGTATAAGAAAATTAGGTCTTAATTGTTTAAATTAGAGATGCTTCTATTCATTTAAAGATTTTGATGAGTTATGTTAATCAGAAACAGGGAGGTTATTTTATGAATTTTACCGGACATGGCAACAAGCCTATTAAGGAGTTAATACTAGAATCTAATACTGCAAAAAAAATAGTAAAGAAGTTAAAACATATTCCAATTTCACAAAGAGTAGCCAGGGAGTGCATTGATTTAGCTTATGGATTCTTTTCTCCATTAGAAGGTTTTATGAATTCTAACACTCTAAACAGTGTCTGCCAGAAAATGAAGTTAATAGATGGAACTCTCTGGCCGATACCGATTTTATTGGATATGGATAGAGATACTATCAATAAAAATAACTTAAAAATAGGAGACCAGATTATTTTAAGTTTTCAAAACCAGCCTTTGGCTTTGTTAGATATTGAAGAGATCTATCAATACGATAAGCAAAAAATTGCCCAAGCAGTATTAGGTACAACCGAAGAGAAACACCCGGGTGTGAAGATGTTTGATGAATGGAGTGACTATTATCTTGCTGGTCCGATTAAATTAGTTAATGAGCCAATATTTCAACCACCTTTTGATCGGTTTTGGTATACTCCTCTTCAATTACGTAAAATCTTTCAAGAGAAGGACTGGGAACGTATTGTTGCTCATCAAACACGGAATGTTCCCCATACCGGTCATGAGTGGCTAATGAAAGGAGCCTGGTTTTCAACAAATGCTAATCTTGCTGTTGAAAGACTAAAAACCGGCATTTTGGTTAGTTGTATCATTGGACCTAAACGCATGGGTGATTATATTGATGAGGCAATTCTTTTAGGTCAGCAGCAATTGAATGATTCAAATTATTTTAATCAAGAAATACATATGGTCTCCTTTGTCTTATGGGATATGCGTTATGCCGGACCCAAAGAGGCATTATTGCATGCTATTATCAGATCTAATTTAGGATGTACTCACCATATGTTTGGGAGAGACCATGCTGGTGTAGGTTCCTATTATGATCCTTACGATGCACACCGCATCTTTGATAAGATACCCGAGGGAAGTTTAAATATCAAACCCATACGCGTACTGGAGTGGTGGTATTGTCCTATTTGCCAGGAAGTGACTTATTCAGGACTCTGTGGACATACCAGAGAACGACAGAATTTTAGTGGGACAATGATTCGTAGCATTATTCAAGATAAGGTTCAACCTACTAATTTATTGATGAGACCAGAAGTATTTCAAGTAATGTTGGAATCTGCTGAGAAATACGGATTTGGTTCCCCCTTCTGTAACGAGAAATATCTAAAGCAGCGCCAACCCGTCTTCAGACTATTTTCCATAAATTCATAATCTCAGAAAAGAAAGGATATGATGATGAATAAAATACCAATTAACATATGGATTAACGAACAGAGATACCAAAAACTATGTCAGGCTGGTTTAGAAAACATGACGGAAGAAGTATTGGCCGGAATGAAAGTATTAAAGGTATATTGTAATGAAGAAGAGAAGGATATCTTGTTAAAAAAATATCCATCAGCAAAGTATGATCAATCAACAACTAAAAGTATTGAATTACTGCCGGCAGAAATAAAGAATGAAATATTCAATATGGTAGTTAAAGAGAAAAAACTGGATATTTTTGAGAAATATCTAAAATAAAATAAATTATTTTAATTATTCTTAAGTAAAAGCGGCAATTATTGCCAGAAGAGGTGAATTTTTCATAAATGAAAGAAAAAAATATCAATATTTTTAAAAAAGGTATTTCAATAGATAGTAATCTGTTTTGGTTAATTACTGGATTCTTAGTTTTTATATTTATTGCTTTTGTAATTCCTACACCAGAGAGTTTAATAGAAGTTGTTCACGAATATGGCTTTAGTGACAATATGATTAAAACAGGTGTTGCTGATAGCGTCACTCAAGCTGCCTGGAAGGCAAAATTAATTCTGGGAATTATTCCTATGGCTACCATCTTTTTTTGTACCGAAGCTATACCAATCGGATTAGTCGGCATTTTGATGCCCTTTCTTGCTTATTTCTTTTACCTACTTCCTAAAGCCGAGATAGGTAAAACCTTCTGTGGGGATGCTCCTCTCTTTCTTTTAGGCGTATTGGCTTTAGGTGTAGTGGTCACTGAAGTTGGTTTGCATAAACGTTTAGCCAGTTGGATTTTAGGGTGGGTAAAAGGATTTATTTTTCCTCTTTTTATTATAGCTATTTCTATGTCCCTCTTAGGTGCATTTGTGTCTGCTCATGCTATAGCTGCTTTTATGACTCCTATTATGGTGGCAATATATGTAGGTGCTTTAAAAGGAGCAAAGGATAAAGGTAGCCAGATAGAAGAAGATCCCAATTTGGCTAAGCTGCTCCTTTTTACCCTTTGTTTCAGCTTAAATGTTGGTGGAGTAGGTTCACCGGCGGCTGGAGGACGAAATGCAATTATGATGGGATTTTTTGATAATTACAATGTTTCCATGAGTTTCACTCAATGGATGGCTTATGGCATGCCTCTAGTTCCAATACTAGCTATAGCAGTGGTTCTTTATTTACTTTTCGTCTTTCGTAAAACAAGTATAAAAGATTTAACCCCAGGATTTGAAGATATAAAAAAAGAAAATATACAAATGGGATCGATGAAGATAAGTGAACTATTAATACTATTAATGATGTTTGTTATTCTCTTTTTATGGATAACCAAAAGCGATACCCTTGGATTAGGCGGCCCGGCACTACTTGCCCTAATGATTCCTGTCATTTTTAGAATTGTGGATTGGAAAAAAATCTTATCCAACATTTCCTGGAACGCCTGGTTTATGTATTGTGGTGCTTTGACCATGGGAGCATTATTACAAAATAGTGGAGCCGCACTTTGGTTAGCAAGATTCTTTTTAAACAGTGTCCAGTCCTTAGGAATCAATGGGGAATTGCCTTTGCTAGTTGGAGCAAGCTTTTTTTCAGGAGTCATGACTAATTTTATGAGTGATGCTGCCACAACTTCTCTTCTTGGCCCGATTACTGTTCCTATGGGATTACACTCTGGTGGTGCATGAATGCCATGGGCTGTTGGACCTGCTACTGCCTTTGATACTTTTTTTGCTAATTTTCTTATTGTAGGAACTCCAAATAACGCAATTATTTATGCGCTTAGCGCATACCCTGGCACGGATAGAAGAATAATTCACCCTTTGGATTTCTTAAGATATGGATTTGTGTTATGGATTATTTGTATGCTAATATTATGGGTAGTTGGTTTCCTTATTATATTTAGAATTGTTGGTTTTCCCCCTGATATTACTGAATCAGCAAAAGCTGTTCTTGAAGCAACCAGGAATGGAATAGTCATTCCGTAATTTTTTATAAACCTTAAAAATTATTGGCATAATCTTCATATAATTAGCAAAGAAATAGACTGTTAAAAATAGAAAGATTCTTAAAATGATTCAATGTATCAGTTTTATTGGAATTGGATTTTTTATTGGCGCTTTAGCTGGTTTATTTGGAGTAGGAGGGGGTTTTCTGCTTGTACCTCTTCTCAATGCAGTATTTAATCTTCCTTACAATGTTGCCATAGGAAGCAGTCTTTTCCAGATGGTGGGCACTTCAATAGCATGTAGTATAAGGTATAAGGGTTTTGGCCACATCGATTATAAGCTGGCTGGATTTGTTCTCATTGGTTCACTAATTGGAGTAGAATTGGGCAGTCAAATACTCATGTGGCTGAAAGAATTAGGGAATATGTTAATTCACGGCTCTCTAATTAGCAAAATGGATTTTTGGATAAGTATAGTTTATATGATTCTTCTTTCTATTGTAGGAATATCAATGTTTCTTGAAAGCAGAAAAGCAAAAGGAAGAGCACCCCGGGGAGGAATAGTTGATACAATATTTTCACAGAAAATCAAAGAGGTAAGGATTCCACCCATGATTTCCCTCCCCATTTCAAGTATAGAGCATATCTCAATTTATTTTTTAATATCTTTAGGATTTGGAGTTGGAATACTTACCGGGCTTTTAGGAATAGGAGGAGCGTTTATTATGAATCCTGCTTTAATTTATTTATTAGGAGTACCTACCAGTATAGCCATAGGTACATGTCTTTTTCAAACCATATTTATAGCAGGATATGGAAGTTTAAGCCATTTTTTGAAGGGAAATGTAAATTTTGAATTGGTGACTTGTATTTTGATAGGTTCTTTAATTGGGTCTCAAGTAGGAACACAAATTCATAAACAACTAAGAGGAGCCCATATTAGATATTATTTTTCTCTAGTCATTTTTTTAGCAATAGCTATTGTTCTAGTTAAGTTTCTCTTAAACCTGGATTATATTTAAATCAGTTCGTATCATATATGAAATAAAATAATATAATCATCTACAGATTAGAATTCGATATTGAAGAAAGATACTAATAAAAAGAGCAAGGTGCTCTTTTTAAGTAAAGTTCCTGGATATAAGTAGATATTTTCCGGAGGATGAGTATTTTGAGATGGGCATAAGCTCCGATCACACCATGGATATACCAGAACGATAGGACTTTAGTGGAACTATGACTGATAATATTATCCAGAAAAAGGTTCTGACTACTTGCTTATTAATGAGACCAGAATAATTTTAATTAGTTATATTCTACTGAAAATGATTGATTTGATTTGCCCTTTACTATGGCAAATATTTAAAAAGTGAGAGCTTGTTTTAGTCTGTTACCTTTGGATAAATAAAGTGATAATTCAGAAATTATCAATCTGCAATTATTAAATCACTTTTTATGGTTTTTCCAGTAAAGTCAGTAAGATTATTGAATTTTATTAATATGTTATGAGCTATATTTATAGAAAAAAGTAATATTTTAAATTTTAATATTATTTGACAATATTGGAGAAGAATGCTATATTTTCATCAGATATTTTAAAATTATCATAAAACTCGTATAAGCTTTCGAATAGGGCGAAAGCGTTTCTACCAGGTGACCGTA
This window encodes:
- a CDS encoding SLC13 family permease is translated as MKEKNINIFKKGISIDSNLFWLITGFLVFIFIAFVIPTPESLIEVVHEYGFSDNMIKTGVADSVTQAAWKAKLILGIIPMATIFFCTEAIPIGLVGILMPFLAYFFYLLPKAEIGKTFCGDAPLFLLGVLALGVVVTEVGLHKRLASWILGWVKGFIFPLFIIAISMSLLGAFVSAHAIAAFMTPIMVAIYVGALKGAKDKGSQIEEDPNLAKLLLFTLCFSLNVGGVGSPAAGGRNAIMMGFFDNYNVSMSFTQWMAYGMPLVPILAIAVVLYLLFVFRKTSIKDLTPGFEDIKKENIQMGSMKISELLILLMMFVILFLWITKSDTLGLGGPALLALMIPVIFRIVDWKKILSNISWNAWFMYCGALTMGALLQNSGAALWLARFFLNSVQSLGINGELPLLVGASFFSGVMTNFMSDAATTSLLGPITVPMGLHSGGA
- the sat gene encoding sulfate adenylyltransferase — encoded protein: MNFTGHGNKPIKELILESNTAKKIVKKLKHIPISQRVARECIDLAYGFFSPLEGFMNSNTLNSVCQKMKLIDGTLWPIPILLDMDRDTINKNNLKIGDQIILSFQNQPLALLDIEEIYQYDKQKIAQAVLGTTEEKHPGVKMFDEWSDYYLAGPIKLVNEPIFQPPFDRFWYTPLQLRKIFQEKDWERIVAHQTRNVPHTGHEWLMKGAWFSTNANLAVERLKTGILVSCIIGPKRMGDYIDEAILLGQQQLNDSNYFNQEIHMVSFVLWDMRYAGPKEALLHAIIRSNLGCTHHMFGRDHAGVGSYYDPYDAHRIFDKIPEGSLNIKPIRVLEWWYCPICQEVTYSGLCGHTRERQNFSGTMIRSIIQDKVQPTNLLMRPEVFQVMLESAEKYGFGSPFCNEKYLKQRQPVFRLFSINS
- a CDS encoding sulfite exporter TauE/SafE family protein, giving the protein MIQCISFIGIGFFIGALAGLFGVGGGFLLVPLLNAVFNLPYNVAIGSSLFQMVGTSIACSIRYKGFGHIDYKLAGFVLIGSLIGVELGSQILMWLKELGNMLIHGSLISKMDFWISIVYMILLSIVGISMFLESRKAKGRAPRGGIVDTIFSQKIKEVRIPPMISLPISSIEHISIYFLISLGFGVGILTGLLGIGGAFIMNPALIYLLGVPTSIAIGTCLFQTIFIAGYGSLSHFLKGNVNFELVTCILIGSLIGSQVGTQIHKQLRGAHIRYYFSLVIFLAIAIVLVKFLLNLDYI